One genomic region from Haloterrigena gelatinilytica encodes:
- a CDS encoding cupredoxin domain-containing protein, whose protein sequence is MEWTRRRVVGTTAAVAAIAGCLGEDGSDADDPDSSDGANASAESDDGSDGADESNETTERSASAALEEADLEDHTGQGEVTITVDPEGGGFEPAAFEIDPETLLVWEWAGSSTEPYPIDIPERCIWDQEVDEETVEERSDGDEFDRLFTVPGAYRYGSRDADGEEFTGGFRVVKSGESDDE, encoded by the coding sequence ATGGAGTGGACCAGACGGCGCGTGGTCGGAACGACCGCGGCAGTCGCCGCGATTGCGGGCTGTCTCGGCGAGGACGGGAGCGACGCCGACGATCCCGACAGTTCGGACGGCGCCAACGCTTCCGCCGAATCCGACGACGGCTCGGACGGAGCCGACGAGTCGAACGAGACGACGGAGCGCAGCGCGTCGGCGGCCCTCGAAGAGGCCGATCTCGAGGACCACACCGGCCAAGGGGAGGTGACGATCACCGTCGATCCCGAGGGAGGGGGCTTCGAGCCCGCGGCGTTCGAGATCGATCCGGAGACGCTCCTCGTCTGGGAGTGGGCGGGCTCGAGTACGGAACCCTACCCGATCGACATCCCCGAGCGGTGTATCTGGGACCAGGAGGTCGACGAAGAGACGGTCGAGGAGCGGTCCGACGGCGACGAGTTCGACCGGCTCTTCACCGTCCCGGGCGCGTATCGCTACGGCAGCCGCGACGCCGACGGCGAGGAGTTCACCGGTGGGTTCCGGGTCGTCAAGAGCGGCGAGAGCGACGACGAATGA
- a CDS encoding universal stress protein, whose protein sequence is MARKTLVPVDGSPQADAALRYALEEFPEAEITVLHVIRLPKGYWSVLAESETEFPGHERAEEHARTLLEAAENTASSFDHSVDTTIERGDPSREIVDYAVANGVDQIVMGSHGRQGASRLLFGSVAESVVRRAPMTVVVVHEAS, encoded by the coding sequence ATGGCGAGGAAGACACTCGTTCCGGTCGACGGCTCACCGCAGGCCGACGCGGCGCTTCGATACGCGCTGGAAGAGTTTCCGGAGGCGGAGATCACTGTCCTCCACGTGATCCGGCTCCCGAAGGGCTACTGGTCGGTTCTGGCCGAATCGGAAACGGAGTTCCCCGGACACGAGCGAGCGGAGGAGCACGCTCGCACGCTCCTGGAAGCGGCCGAGAACACCGCATCCTCCTTCGACCATTCCGTCGATACGACGATCGAAAGAGGCGATCCGTCGCGGGAAATCGTCGACTACGCCGTCGCGAACGGCGTCGACCAGATCGTCATGGGCAGTCACGGACGGCAAGGCGCCAGTCGGCTCCTGTTCGGAAGCGTCGCGGAATCGGTCGTTCGACGCGCTCCGATGACCGTCGTCGTCGTCCACGAGGCTAGCTGA
- a CDS encoding sensor histidine kinase, translated as MKSSESTIQLLIGERGNRAAVRELLGDQYEVITDRSVSDADLYLVDDRTFPEYHAALRERVEATDPVFCPVVLVRRRDSTVRISLPDPETRDSPLLVDDVVDAPIDPDPLFRRINTLLVRRNQSMELRRYITRLEESNRSLEQFAYAASHDLQEPLRMVSSYLKLIEARYGDDLDGDADEFLEFAIGGADRMRSMIDALLEYSRVDSEGNPLEPTDLDAVLEEALADLQVKIDERDARITAETLPRVSGDPDQLRQVFQNLLSNAIEFSGDEPPRIHIRAERDGTEWRVAVEDDGIGIEPADQERIFDVFQRLHSHEEYEGTGIGLALCQRIVDRHDGRIWVESEPDAGATFTFTLPAADTDC; from the coding sequence ATGAAATCGAGTGAGAGCACCATCCAGTTGCTCATCGGAGAACGGGGGAACCGCGCCGCGGTCCGAGAACTCCTCGGCGACCAGTACGAGGTCATCACGGACCGGTCGGTTAGCGACGCGGACCTCTATCTCGTCGACGACCGCACGTTCCCCGAGTACCACGCCGCGCTCCGCGAACGCGTCGAAGCGACCGATCCCGTCTTCTGTCCGGTGGTCCTCGTTCGCCGCCGGGACAGCACGGTTCGGATCTCGCTACCGGACCCGGAGACCCGCGACTCGCCGCTGCTCGTCGACGACGTCGTCGACGCGCCGATCGATCCGGATCCCCTCTTCCGGCGGATCAACACCCTCCTCGTTCGGCGAAACCAGTCGATGGAGCTGCGCCGCTACATCACGCGCCTCGAGGAGTCCAACAGATCGCTCGAGCAGTTCGCCTACGCCGCCAGCCACGACTTACAGGAGCCCCTGCGGATGGTCTCGAGTTACCTCAAGCTGATCGAGGCCCGATACGGCGACGATCTCGACGGCGACGCCGACGAGTTCCTCGAGTTCGCCATCGGCGGCGCCGACCGCATGCGCAGCATGATCGACGCCCTCCTCGAGTACTCCCGGGTCGACAGCGAGGGGAACCCGCTGGAGCCGACGGATCTGGACGCCGTCCTCGAGGAGGCGCTCGCGGACCTCCAGGTGAAGATCGACGAGCGCGACGCCCGGATCACGGCCGAAACGCTCCCCCGCGTCTCCGGCGATCCCGACCAGCTCCGACAAGTGTTCCAGAACCTGCTGTCGAACGCGATCGAGTTCAGCGGCGACGAGCCGCCGCGGATCCACATCAGGGCGGAACGCGACGGGACGGAGTGGCGGGTGGCCGTCGAGGACGACGGGATCGGGATCGAACCGGCCGATCAGGAGCGGATCTTCGACGTGTTTCAGCGCCTGCACAGCCACGAGGAGTACGAGGGCACCGGGATCGGACTGGCGCTCTGTCAACGGATCGTCGACCGCCACGACGGGCGCATCTGGGTCGAGTCCGAACCGGACGCGGGAGCGACCTTTACGTTCACGCTCCCCGCCGCCGACACCGATTGTTGA